A single window of Vibrio gazogenes DNA harbors:
- the frr gene encoding ribosome recycling factor, translated as MINEIKKDAQERMDKSVDALKNNLSKVRTGRAHPSLLSGISVEYYGAPTPLNQVANVIAEDSRTLAITVFDKELAPKVEKAIMMSDLGLNPMSAGTVIRVPLPALTEERRRDLVKIVRGEAEGGRVAVRNIRRDANTELKNLLKDKEISEDEERKAQDDIQKLTDVAVKNIDDVLAAKEKELMEV; from the coding sequence GTGATTAATGAAATCAAAAAAGACGCTCAAGAGAGAATGGACAAGAGCGTAGACGCGCTCAAAAATAACCTATCTAAAGTTCGTACAGGGAGAGCTCATCCAAGTTTGCTTTCTGGCATTTCCGTAGAATATTATGGTGCACCAACGCCATTAAATCAGGTTGCAAACGTCATTGCCGAAGACTCAAGAACACTTGCGATTACAGTTTTTGACAAAGAATTGGCACCAAAGGTAGAGAAAGCCATTATGATGTCTGACTTGGGATTAAACCCCATGTCTGCCGGTACAGTGATTCGCGTTCCCCTGCCAGCGTTGACGGAAGAACGTCGTCGTGATTTGGTGAAGATTGTTCGTGGAGAAGCCGAAGGCGGTCGGGTTGCTGTACGTAATATTCGTCGTGATGCTAACACTGAGCTGAAAAATTTATTGAAAGATAAAGAAATTTCAGAAGATGAAGAACGTAAAGCCCAAGATGACATCCAAAAATTGACTGATGTTGCGGTGAAGAATATCGATGACGTTCTTGCTGCAAAAGAAAAAGAGTTGATGGAAGTTTAA
- the pyrH gene encoding UMP kinase produces MTTNPKPAYQRILLKLSGEALQGEQGFGIDPTVLDRMAQEVKELVELGVQVGVVIGGGNLFRGEGLAKAGMNRVVGDHMGMLATVMNGLAMRDALHRAYVNARVMSAIPLNGVCDDYNWANAISQLRQGRVVIFSAGTGNPFFTTDSAACLRGIEIEADVVLKATKVDGVYSADPVANPDAELYDRLTYNDVLEKELRVMDLAAFTLARDHQMPIRVFNMNKPGALRRIVMGEAEGTLINNKASL; encoded by the coding sequence ATGACAACGAATCCGAAACCTGCATATCAACGTATTTTGTTAAAACTCAGTGGTGAAGCTCTGCAAGGTGAGCAAGGCTTTGGTATTGATCCGACCGTGCTTGATCGGATGGCTCAGGAAGTGAAAGAACTGGTTGAGTTAGGCGTTCAGGTCGGTGTTGTGATTGGTGGTGGCAACCTATTTCGTGGCGAAGGACTTGCCAAAGCAGGGATGAATCGTGTTGTTGGTGACCATATGGGGATGCTGGCAACCGTCATGAACGGGCTGGCAATGCGTGATGCGCTGCATCGTGCTTATGTCAATGCTCGAGTTATGTCTGCTATTCCACTGAACGGTGTGTGTGATGATTATAACTGGGCCAATGCGATCAGTCAGCTGCGTCAGGGGCGTGTGGTGATCTTTTCAGCAGGGACCGGTAATCCTTTCTTTACAACAGATTCTGCTGCATGTTTACGTGGTATTGAGATTGAAGCTGATGTTGTGCTCAAAGCCACAAAAGTTGATGGTGTTTATAGTGCGGATCCGGTAGCAAACCCTGATGCAGAACTGTATGATAGGCTGACTTATAACGATGTCCTTGAAAAGGAACTACGGGTCATGGACTTGGCAGCCTTCACGCTTGCCAGAGATCATCAAATGCCAATCCGAGTCTTTAATATGAATAAACCTGGAGCTCTGCGTCGTATTGTGATGGGTGAAGCTGAAGGGACACTCATAAACAACAAGGCTTCATTGTAA
- the tsf gene encoding translation elongation factor Ts has translation MAVTAALVKELRERTGAGMMECKKALVETDGDIELAIENMRKSGAAKAAKKAGNLAAEGTIIIKEGEGSAALLEVNCQTDFVAKDENFSAFAHEVAAEALASKASVEELQAKFEDTRVALVAKIGENVTIRRVEYIEGSAIASYRHGEKIGVVVAGEGDAETLKHIAMHVAASSPEYVTPDDVPADVVAKERDVQVEIAMNEGKPKEIAEKMVAGRMKKFTGEISLTGQAFVMEPKKSVGEILKEKGASVSAFVRLEVGEGIEKKESLSFAEEVALAQKG, from the coding sequence ATGGCTGTTACTGCTGCTCTAGTAAAAGAACTGCGCGAGCGTACTGGCGCAGGCATGATGGAATGTAAGAAAGCGCTTGTTGAAACAGACGGCGACATTGAACTTGCAATCGAAAACATGCGTAAAAGTGGTGCTGCTAAAGCTGCTAAAAAAGCAGGTAATCTGGCAGCTGAAGGCACTATCATTATCAAAGAAGGTGAAGGCTCTGCCGCTCTTCTTGAAGTGAACTGCCAAACTGACTTTGTTGCGAAAGATGAAAACTTTAGCGCATTTGCCCATGAAGTGGCTGCTGAAGCCCTCGCTTCTAAAGCATCTGTAGAAGAGCTACAGGCTAAATTTGAAGACACACGTGTTGCACTGGTTGCAAAAATTGGTGAGAACGTCACTATCCGTCGTGTTGAGTATATTGAAGGTTCAGCGATCGCGTCTTATCGCCACGGTGAAAAAATTGGTGTTGTTGTTGCTGGTGAAGGTGACGCTGAAACACTCAAGCACATCGCAATGCACGTTGCTGCATCTAGCCCTGAGTATGTGACGCCAGACGATGTACCTGCTGATGTTGTTGCGAAAGAACGTGATGTTCAAGTCGAAATCGCAATGAATGAAGGTAAGCCAAAAGAAATCGCAGAGAAAATGGTTGCTGGCCGGATGAAGAAATTCACTGGCGAAATCTCTCTGACTGGTCAGGCTTTCGTGATGGAACCGAAGAAATCTGTTGGCGAAATTTTGAAAGAAAAAGGTGCTTCTGTTTCTGCTTTTGTCCGTCTTGAAGTCGGTGAAGGTATTGAAAAGAAAGAAAGCCTAAGTTTTGCTGAAGAAGTTGCATTGGCTCAGAAAGGTTAA
- the rpsB gene encoding 30S ribosomal protein S2, protein MATVSMRDMLKAGVHFGHQTRYWNPKMKPFIFGARNRVHIINLEKTVPMFNDALAELAKIGEKKGKVLFVGTKRAASESVKEAALASNQYYVNNRWLGGMLTNWKTVRQSIKRLKDLEAQSTDGTFDKLTKKEALMRTREMEKLEKSLGGIKDMGGLPDALFIIDADHEHIAVKEANNLGIPVFAVVDTNSNPDGVDYIIPGNDDAIRAVQLYLNAAASSISEGRNKDVVAVAEKDGFVEAE, encoded by the coding sequence ATGGCAACTGTATCAATGCGCGATATGCTGAAAGCTGGTGTTCACTTTGGTCACCAGACTCGTTACTGGAACCCAAAAATGAAGCCTTTCATTTTCGGTGCTCGTAACCGTGTTCATATCATTAACCTAGAAAAAACTGTTCCAATGTTCAACGACGCGCTGGCTGAGCTGGCAAAAATCGGTGAGAAAAAAGGAAAAGTTCTGTTTGTAGGGACAAAGCGCGCTGCATCTGAATCTGTAAAAGAAGCTGCATTAGCAAGCAACCAATACTATGTTAACAATCGCTGGTTAGGTGGTATGTTAACGAACTGGAAAACCGTTCGTCAGTCCATCAAGCGTCTGAAAGACCTTGAAGCTCAATCAACAGACGGTACTTTCGACAAGCTCACCAAGAAAGAAGCTCTGATGCGTACTCGCGAAATGGAGAAGCTCGAGAAATCTCTTGGTGGTATCAAAGATATGGGTGGTTTACCAGACGCTCTGTTCATCATCGATGCTGATCACGAGCACATCGCAGTTAAAGAAGCGAACAATCTGGGTATCCCTGTATTCGCAGTCGTTGATACGAACTCTAATCCAGATGGTGTTGACTATATTATCCCAGGTAATGATGATGCAATCCGTGCAGTTCAACTTTATCTGAATGCTGCTGCTTCATCTATCAGCGAAGGCCGTAACAAAGATGTTGTTGCTGTTGCTGAAAAAGATGGTTTCGTAGAAGCTGAATAA
- the map gene encoding type I methionyl aminopeptidase, whose protein sequence is MSVNIKTAEEIEKMRVAGQLAADVLEMIEPHVKPGVTTEELDQICHRYITETQQAIPAPLNYHGFTKSICTSINHVVCHGIPATEDSTYGQIQRPAVLKDGDIINLDITVIKDGYHGDTSRMFLVGNVSPADKRLCMVAQESLYLAMKVVKPGIQLGEIGTAIEKYIKTNNKNNPRMKFSIVKDYCGHGIGAGFHEEPQVVHYKNGDRTVLKPGMTFTIEPMINAGKFSCRLDEEDGWTVYTADCKNSAQWEHTLLVTDTGCEVLTLRKDETISRHLHNI, encoded by the coding sequence ATGTCTGTAAATATAAAAACCGCAGAAGAAATAGAGAAGATGCGTGTTGCCGGCCAGCTTGCGGCAGATGTACTCGAAATGATTGAACCTCACGTCAAACCCGGTGTAACGACAGAAGAACTGGATCAAATCTGCCATCGGTACATCACAGAAACCCAACAGGCCATTCCGGCGCCACTCAATTATCATGGCTTCACAAAATCCATTTGTACGTCCATTAATCATGTGGTCTGTCATGGTATTCCGGCAACTGAAGATAGTACATACGGCCAAATTCAGCGCCCAGCAGTGCTAAAGGATGGCGATATTATCAACCTCGATATCACTGTGATTAAAGACGGATACCACGGTGATACTTCCAGAATGTTTTTGGTTGGCAATGTCTCTCCGGCAGATAAGCGTTTGTGTATGGTGGCACAAGAAAGCCTGTATCTGGCAATGAAAGTGGTGAAACCCGGCATCCAATTGGGTGAAATCGGTACCGCGATTGAAAAGTACATCAAAACGAACAATAAAAATAATCCGCGAATGAAGTTTTCTATTGTGAAAGATTACTGCGGTCACGGTATCGGAGCCGGATTCCATGAGGAGCCACAAGTTGTTCACTATAAAAACGGTGACAGAACAGTCCTGAAACCGGGAATGACATTTACTATCGAGCCGATGATTAATGCGGGTAAGTTTAGCTGCCGCCTAGATGAAGAAGATGGTTGGACTGTCTATACCGCAGATTGCAAAAACTCAGCGCAGTGGGAACATACGCTGCTCGTCACCGATACGGGTTGTGAAGTGCTCACCTTACGCAAAGACGAGACAATTTCCCGTCATTTACACAATATCTAA
- the glnD gene encoding bifunctional uridylyltransferase/uridylyl-removing protein GlnD, with translation MHVQSPLTLQDEQLTLSSLKNQLEMFADEQKQQFLNAHSVPDLVYGRAEFMDQLLQRLWQFYHFHQIDELTLIAVGGYGRKELHPLSDIDILILSKQKLPTHVQTQISKFITLLWDLKLEVGHAVRTIAECSQIGREDLTVATNLQEARRLAGCEEIYHQLKLIILSESFWPTETFYRAKVEEQKARHARYHDTTYNLEPDIKSTPGGLRDIHTLSWIARRHFGATSLFEMSSHGFLTDAEYRELAECQEFLWRVRFALHLELKRYDNRLTFAHQAQVAEHLGFQGEGNHAVEMMMKEFYRTLRRVAELNKMLLKLFDQAILDEDDASLPTIINDHFQKRGNLIELRTEGLFQQYPETILDMFIHIANNSQIEGVAPTTMRQLRTARRRLSYFLHTLPSAREKFMELVRHPNALTKAFSLMHRHGVLSAYLPQWSHIVGQMQFDLFHVYTVDEHSIRLLKHIRIFSDPKNHEHHPICCEVYPRLQKKELLIIAAIFHDIGKGRGGDHSEIGAVEAYDFCIEHGLSKPEAKLVSWLVQNHLLMSVTAQRRDIYDPEVIIEFAKTVRDEEYLEFLVCLTVADICATNPELWNSWKRTLLAELFYSTQRALRRGLENPVDVRERIRHNQQLSSALLRKEGFSLQDIDSLWQRFKADYFLRHTHKQIAWHCTHMLRHQAPDEPLILISKKATRGGTEIFVYTKDQHALFATVVAELDRKGLNVHDAQIMTSKDGYALDTFMVLDQNGDTIDAERHQTLTSHLYRAIRQGTPALHKTRRTPSNLKHFKVKTQVDFLPTKSKKRTLVEFVALDMPGLLATVGATFSELGFDIHGAKITTIGERAEDLFIITSTAHGKLSIEEQENLRQVLIENVDALMPH, from the coding sequence ATGCATGTTCAATCCCCACTCACACTACAAGACGAACAACTAACACTTTCCTCGCTGAAAAATCAGCTGGAAATGTTTGCCGACGAGCAAAAACAGCAGTTTCTGAACGCTCATTCAGTACCGGATTTGGTTTATGGTCGAGCAGAATTCATGGATCAATTGCTGCAACGTTTATGGCAGTTTTATCATTTCCATCAGATCGACGAACTTACACTGATCGCGGTGGGAGGTTATGGCAGAAAAGAACTTCACCCGTTGTCAGATATCGATATTTTAATTCTTTCCAAACAAAAACTTCCAACCCACGTTCAGACACAGATCAGTAAATTCATCACGCTTCTCTGGGATTTAAAACTTGAAGTCGGTCATGCCGTCAGAACCATTGCAGAGTGTAGTCAGATCGGTCGTGAAGATTTAACCGTCGCTACCAACCTACAGGAAGCCAGAAGGCTCGCTGGTTGTGAAGAGATATACCATCAACTCAAACTCATCATTCTGTCAGAATCATTCTGGCCGACAGAGACGTTCTACCGGGCCAAAGTTGAAGAACAGAAAGCGCGTCACGCCCGTTATCATGATACGACTTATAATTTGGAACCCGATATCAAATCAACGCCTGGTGGGTTAAGAGATATTCATACACTCAGTTGGATTGCCAGACGACATTTTGGGGCAACCTCATTATTCGAAATGAGTAGCCACGGTTTCCTCACAGATGCTGAATATCGGGAGCTGGCTGAATGTCAGGAGTTTTTATGGCGGGTACGTTTTGCGCTACATCTAGAGCTCAAACGTTACGATAATCGCCTAACGTTTGCCCATCAAGCTCAAGTCGCCGAACATCTGGGATTTCAGGGAGAAGGCAACCATGCTGTTGAGATGATGATGAAAGAGTTTTACCGCACGCTTAGACGAGTGGCTGAACTCAATAAAATGTTACTCAAACTCTTTGATCAGGCTATTCTGGATGAAGATGATGCCTCCCTGCCGACAATCATCAATGACCATTTTCAAAAACGGGGCAACCTGATCGAACTTCGAACCGAAGGGCTTTTCCAACAATATCCGGAAACAATTCTGGATATGTTTATCCATATTGCGAACAACTCTCAGATTGAAGGTGTCGCTCCGACGACCATGAGACAGCTCAGAACAGCCCGACGCCGACTCAGCTACTTTTTACATACGCTGCCTTCAGCCCGGGAGAAGTTCATGGAATTGGTCCGGCACCCCAATGCGCTGACGAAAGCTTTTAGCCTGATGCATCGTCATGGCGTCTTATCCGCGTATTTGCCGCAGTGGAGTCATATTGTCGGACAAATGCAGTTCGACCTCTTTCATGTTTATACTGTCGATGAACACAGTATCCGTTTGCTCAAACATATTCGGATTTTCAGTGATCCCAAAAATCATGAACATCACCCGATCTGCTGTGAAGTGTACCCTCGCCTGCAAAAGAAAGAGCTACTGATTATCGCGGCTATTTTCCATGATATTGGTAAAGGACGTGGCGGTGACCATTCAGAAATTGGCGCGGTCGAAGCCTATGACTTCTGTATTGAACATGGTTTATCAAAGCCCGAGGCAAAATTGGTATCATGGCTGGTACAGAATCACTTACTCATGTCGGTGACGGCACAGCGACGCGATATCTATGATCCAGAAGTCATTATTGAGTTTGCGAAAACAGTCCGTGATGAAGAATATCTTGAGTTTCTCGTCTGTCTGACCGTTGCGGACATCTGTGCAACAAACCCAGAATTGTGGAATAGTTGGAAAAGGACCTTGCTGGCAGAACTGTTTTATTCGACCCAGCGGGCACTCCGCAGAGGTCTGGAAAACCCAGTAGATGTCAGAGAGCGCATCCGACACAACCAACAACTCTCTTCGGCTTTGCTAAGAAAAGAAGGCTTTAGTCTGCAAGACATTGATTCGTTATGGCAACGTTTCAAAGCAGACTATTTCTTACGCCATACACATAAACAAATCGCTTGGCACTGTACGCACATGTTACGCCACCAAGCGCCAGATGAACCTCTGATCTTAATCAGCAAGAAAGCCACCCGTGGTGGTACAGAAATTTTTGTGTATACCAAAGACCAACATGCGCTGTTTGCCACGGTTGTTGCAGAACTTGACCGCAAAGGCCTGAATGTCCATGACGCTCAGATCATGACCAGTAAAGATGGTTACGCGCTGGATACATTTATGGTGTTGGACCAAAATGGAGATACCATTGATGCTGAGCGCCATCAAACACTGACCTCCCATCTCTACCGAGCGATCCGACAGGGAACACCAGCCCTACATAAAACCCGCCGGACCCCCAGTAATTTAAAACACTTTAAAGTCAAGACGCAGGTTGATTTTCTGCCGACCAAGAGTAAAAAACGCACACTCGTTGAATTTGTAGCATTAGATATGCCAGGGTTACTTGCGACAGTCGGTGCGACATTTTCTGAGTTGGGATTTGATATTCACGGTGCCAAGATCACGACTATCGGTGAACGAGCTGAAGACTTATTCATCATTACCAGTACCGCACATGGCAAGCTGAGTATTGAAGAACAGGAAAATCTGCGACAGGTTTTAATCGAAAATGTGGATGCACTCATGCCCCACTAA
- a CDS encoding DUF3461 family protein, giving the protein MFPHLSNLGINDPTQIERYTVRQEALKDVLKIYFRKQKGELFAKSVKFKYPRQVKNVLVDGGSHQYKEITEISRNLTLVIDELNHITTPEELSEQDLKEKILSDLRHLEKVVTSKIHEIENDLMKLK; this is encoded by the coding sequence ATGTTCCCACACCTCAGTAACCTGGGAATCAATGATCCCACCCAAATAGAACGCTACACCGTCCGTCAGGAAGCCCTGAAAGATGTGCTGAAGATTTATTTTCGTAAACAAAAAGGAGAACTGTTTGCGAAAAGTGTGAAGTTCAAATACCCGAGACAAGTGAAAAATGTGCTGGTCGATGGTGGGAGTCACCAATACAAAGAGATCACAGAAATCAGTCGTAATCTCACATTAGTCATTGATGAACTCAACCACATCACAACCCCAGAAGAACTCTCCGAACAAGACCTGAAAGAAAAAATACTCAGTGATCTGCGCCATTTGGAAAAAGTCGTCACCAGTAAGATCCACGAAATTGAAAATGATTTAATGAAATTAAAATGA
- the pgpA gene encoding phosphatidylglycerophosphatase A, with product MMKPTERLHLGNLWHLLATGFGSGLSPVIPGTMGTLAAIPFYLLLSQLPFAIYVAITLFATLIGIKICQRTSDDMHVHDHGSIVWDEFVGFWITMLVVPYMVQGSGEWSWIALGFVLFRFFDMVKPWPIRWLDQHVAGGFGIMIDDVLAGVMAGIVLAGIGFGIGWFG from the coding sequence TTGATGAAACCCACAGAAAGGCTGCATCTGGGCAATCTTTGGCATTTACTGGCGACGGGGTTTGGCAGTGGTTTATCCCCAGTGATTCCCGGCACTATGGGAACGCTGGCCGCAATTCCATTCTATTTATTATTGTCTCAGTTGCCATTTGCGATCTATGTCGCCATCACACTCTTCGCTACATTGATCGGTATAAAAATCTGTCAGCGGACTTCAGATGATATGCATGTTCACGATCATGGTTCGATCGTCTGGGATGAATTTGTAGGCTTTTGGATCACAATGTTAGTTGTTCCCTATATGGTTCAGGGGAGTGGTGAGTGGTCATGGATCGCTCTCGGTTTTGTATTATTCCGCTTTTTCGATATGGTTAAACCATGGCCGATTCGCTGGCTGGATCAGCATGTGGCCGGTGGATTCGGCATCATGATCGATGACGTACTCGCCGGAGTGATGGCAGGGATTGTGCTGGCGGGGATCGGTTTTGGGATTGGGTGGTTTGGCTGA
- the thiL gene encoding thiamine-phosphate kinase, which yields MTGEFRLIDRFFKQRQTQRKDVQLGIGDDCAIVKVPEQVRLAISTDTMVSGTHFLPEADPAWIAHKALVSNLSDLAAMGATPAWCTLALTLPETDSVWLSRFCDAFFELASYYNIQLIGGDTTRGPLSITLTVHGFVPETQALTRNGAKVGDWIYVTGTLGDSKAGLELILSAEQTLDDVSRELEKRHYFATPRILAGQSLLKQASAAIDISDGFISDIQHILTGSGVGASIDVSRLPISEALLQYVGGDMVKAQQYALTSGEEYELCFTVPGENQGSLVSALSHCDTPLTCIGQIRSQGQWELHHAGNPLSWELAGYDHFQQEK from the coding sequence ATGACGGGTGAATTTCGTTTAATTGATCGTTTCTTTAAGCAACGACAAACACAGCGTAAAGATGTTCAACTTGGCATTGGCGATGATTGCGCGATTGTAAAAGTACCTGAGCAAGTTCGGCTTGCGATCAGTACAGATACGATGGTCTCCGGGACCCATTTTCTTCCTGAGGCAGATCCTGCCTGGATCGCACATAAAGCTCTTGTCTCTAATTTAAGTGATTTAGCCGCGATGGGGGCTACACCAGCATGGTGTACGCTGGCTTTGACGCTACCTGAAACGGATTCAGTGTGGTTGAGTCGGTTTTGTGATGCCTTTTTTGAGTTAGCAAGTTACTACAATATTCAATTAATTGGTGGTGATACCACCAGAGGGCCGTTGAGTATCACGCTGACCGTACATGGCTTCGTACCAGAAACACAAGCGTTGACTCGCAATGGCGCAAAGGTCGGAGACTGGATTTATGTGACAGGAACACTGGGAGATAGTAAAGCCGGGTTAGAACTGATTTTATCTGCGGAGCAAACTCTTGATGATGTGAGTCGGGAACTCGAAAAGCGTCACTACTTTGCGACCCCCAGAATTCTTGCCGGGCAATCCTTGTTAAAACAGGCTTCGGCCGCGATTGATATCTCTGATGGCTTCATTAGTGATATCCAACACATTCTGACCGGCTCAGGTGTGGGAGCCAGTATTGACGTGAGTCGCCTGCCGATTTCTGAAGCACTGCTACAGTACGTAGGCGGTGATATGGTCAAAGCCCAGCAGTACGCATTAACAAGTGGTGAGGAGTACGAACTCTGTTTTACCGTCCCGGGGGAAAATCAAGGCTCATTGGTCAGTGCGCTCTCTCATTGTGATACCCCGTTAACTTGCATTGGACAGATTCGGTCTCAAGGACAGTGGGAACTACATCATGCAGGTAATCCCTTGTCATGGGAGTTAGCCGGCTATGATCATTTTCAGCAGGAGAAGTAA
- the nusB gene encoding transcription antitermination factor NusB, which produces MGAHVKPAARRNARQFALQAIYSWQITRENVSTIEAQFLSSDKYDDEEHRSTEPALRAPETDVEYFRDLLTGVVQSHTELDSKIRPYASRPMQDLDMMELALLRLAMYEMTRRGDVPYKVVINEAIELAKSFAAEDSHKFVNGVLDKAAPHVRKK; this is translated from the coding sequence ATGGGGGCGCATGTGAAACCAGCCGCACGTCGTAATGCACGCCAGTTTGCTTTACAGGCTATTTATTCTTGGCAAATTACCCGTGAGAATGTCTCAACAATTGAGGCTCAGTTTCTCTCTAGTGATAAATATGATGATGAAGAGCACCGCTCAACGGAGCCAGCACTTCGCGCCCCTGAAACTGATGTTGAGTATTTTCGCGATTTGCTCACCGGTGTCGTGCAGAGTCACACTGAGCTGGATAGCAAAATTCGTCCCTATGCTTCTCGTCCGATGCAAGACCTGGACATGATGGAACTTGCTTTGCTTCGCTTGGCGATGTATGAGATGACGCGTCGCGGAGATGTGCCTTATAAAGTCGTGATCAATGAAGCCATTGAATTAGCAAAATCTTTTGCAGCAGAAGATAGCCATAAATTCGTCAATGGTGTGCTGGATAAAGCAGCGCCTCATGTTCGTAAGAAATAA
- the ribE gene encoding 6,7-dimethyl-8-ribityllumazine synthase, which translates to MKVIEGGFPAPHAKIAIVISRFNSFINESLLSGAIDTLKRHGQVSDENITVVRCPGAVELPLVAQRVAKTGQFDAIVSLGTVIRGGTPHFDYVCNECNKGLAQVSLEYSLPVAFGVLTVDTIDQAIERAGTKAGNKGAEAALSALEMINVLSAIDS; encoded by the coding sequence ATGAAAGTGATTGAGGGAGGTTTCCCGGCACCTCACGCGAAAATTGCGATTGTCATTTCACGGTTTAATAGTTTTATTAATGAAAGTTTACTTTCCGGTGCAATTGACACGTTGAAGCGTCACGGTCAGGTAAGTGATGAGAATATTACGGTTGTTCGTTGTCCGGGTGCTGTTGAACTGCCGCTTGTCGCGCAGCGAGTTGCAAAAACAGGTCAGTTTGATGCGATCGTCTCTCTCGGGACCGTGATCCGAGGCGGAACACCGCACTTTGACTATGTTTGTAATGAGTGTAATAAAGGCTTAGCTCAGGTTTCTCTCGAGTATAGCCTACCTGTCGCTTTTGGTGTATTGACCGTTGATACCATCGATCAAGCGATTGAACGCGCAGGAACCAAGGCTGGTAATAAAGGTGCAGAGGCTGCACTGAGCGCGCTTGAAATGATTAATGTTCTTTCTGCAATTGATTCCTAA
- the ribBA gene encoding bifunctional 3,4-dihydroxy-2-butanone-4-phosphate synthase/GTP cyclohydrolase II, whose protein sequence is MAISTPQEIIEDIRQGKIVILMDDEDRENEGDMIIAAEHITPEAINFMATHGRGLICLTMTKERCQRLGLAPMVQDNNAQFTTNFTVSIEAAEGVTTGISAGDRARTVQAAVAPDAKASDLVQPGHIFPLAAQDGGVLIRAGHTEAGCDLARLAGLEPASVIVEILKEDGSMARRPDLEVFAEKHQIKLGTIADLIEYRNNTETTIERVATCQLPTVHGEFDLITYRDVIDNQVHYALVKEKENQDIPLVRVHLINTFTDVLHSDRNTDRSWSIEDAMKRISAEGGVLVLLGNEESSELIIHRVKMFELQDKGEAPAMAKKQGTSRRVGVGSQILADLGVTNMKLLSSANKKYHALGGFGLNVVEYISQ, encoded by the coding sequence ATGGCAATTAGCACCCCCCAAGAAATTATCGAAGATATTCGCCAGGGTAAAATAGTTATCCTGATGGACGATGAAGATCGCGAAAATGAAGGTGATATGATTATTGCCGCAGAGCATATTACACCAGAAGCGATTAATTTTATGGCAACGCATGGGCGGGGGCTGATCTGTCTGACGATGACCAAAGAGCGTTGTCAGCGTCTGGGGCTGGCTCCGATGGTTCAAGATAATAACGCCCAATTTACCACCAATTTTACGGTTTCGATTGAAGCTGCTGAAGGCGTTACCACTGGGATTTCTGCCGGAGATCGTGCCCGAACGGTTCAGGCTGCGGTTGCACCTGATGCAAAGGCTTCTGATCTTGTTCAACCCGGTCATATTTTCCCGCTTGCCGCTCAAGATGGTGGCGTATTGATTCGTGCCGGACATACGGAAGCCGGATGTGACTTGGCAAGATTAGCGGGTTTGGAGCCGGCTTCGGTAATTGTCGAGATTCTAAAAGAAGACGGTAGTATGGCAAGACGTCCAGATCTGGAAGTCTTTGCAGAGAAACACCAAATTAAGCTAGGGACGATTGCTGACCTCATTGAATACCGAAACAACACTGAAACCACGATTGAGCGTGTTGCGACTTGTCAGTTGCCAACCGTCCATGGTGAATTCGATTTAATCACTTATCGTGACGTCATCGATAACCAGGTTCATTATGCGTTGGTCAAAGAGAAAGAGAACCAAGATATTCCTCTGGTTCGGGTTCACTTGATTAATACCTTCACGGATGTACTTCATAGTGATCGGAATACCGATCGGAGCTGGAGTATTGAAGATGCGATGAAACGTATTAGTGCTGAAGGTGGTGTGTTAGTTCTGCTCGGCAATGAAGAATCTTCGGAACTGATTATTCATCGGGTCAAGATGTTTGAACTACAGGATAAAGGTGAAGCGCCTGCGATGGCCAAAAAACAAGGGACATCCCGTCGTGTCGGTGTTGGTTCACAAATCCTTGCTGACTTAGGCGTCACCAATATGAAGTTGCTCTCATCCGCGAATAAAAAATATCATGCATTAGGTGGGTTTGGACTGAATGTTGTGGAATATATCAGTCAGTAA